The proteins below come from a single Papaver somniferum cultivar HN1 chromosome 11, ASM357369v1, whole genome shotgun sequence genomic window:
- the LOC113324175 gene encoding heme oxygenase 1, chloroplastic-like yields the protein MPSTSRAVVASASANQNDFQKQKEMTRLKRSAVVASAGANQNDFQKQKEMTFQEELRYVAMKLHVKDPSRKGGNNERMSQVLKREKPSLHGYVKFLVDSKVVYDALEKILANADYLCYAELKNTGLERSGALAKDLEWFREEMGIQVPSPTTSGIAYASYLEEIAVKNPKAIFCHFYDIYFGLAAGGRTLGKRAYEKLLENKELEFYQWNDGELTKLLQNATEKLNKIAQSWTREEKDQCLEETEISFKYSEDIMKLIIS from the exons ATGCCATCAACATCCCGTGCAGTCGTTGCCTCAGCTAGTGCAAACCAAAATGATTTTCAAAAGCAGAAAGAAATGACACGTTTGAAGAGGAGTGCAGTCGTTGCCTCAGCTGGTGCAAACCAAAATGATTTTCAAAAGCAGAAAGAAATGACGTTCCAAGAGGAATTACGATACGTGGCAATGAAATTACACGTAAAAGACCCATCGAGAAAAGGAGGCAATAACGAAAGAATGTCCCAAGTTTTGAAAAGAGAGAAGCCCTCATTACATGGGTATGTTAAGTTTCTAGTTGATAGCAAAGTTGTTTACGATGCACTTGAGAAAATCCTCGCCAATGCAGACTATCTTTGTT ACGCAGAGTTGAAAAATACAGGGTTAGAAAGGTCCGGAGCATTAGCTAAAGATCTGGAGTGGTTTAGAGAAGAAATGGGAATTCAAGTTCCATCACCAACTACCTCTGGGATTGCGTATGCGTCCTACCTAGAAGAAATAGCAGTGAAGAATCCTAAAGCAATCTTTTGCCATTTCTACGATATTTATTTCGGGCTTGCAGCCGGTGGTCGAACGCTTGGTAAAAGG GCATATGAGAAGTTACTTGAGAACAAGGAATTGGAATTCTACCAATGGAATGATGGGGAGCTTACAAAACTACTACAGAATGCCACAGAGAAGCTAAACAAAATTGCTCAA AGCTGGACTAGAGAAGAGAAAGATCAATGTTTGGAAGAAACTGAAATATCATTCAAGTACTCCGAAGACATCATGAAACTTATAATATCTTGA
- the LOC113320554 gene encoding mini-chromosome maintenance complex-binding protein-like isoform X1, with protein MGGIPFDCLANPLGAVRITFERAISSGSDPKTFNGKDWGAIEVFKECLFDQNGLSQVVPILDSSTIGRIKPNSLVRFRGMVQDMLGNELYVGAFKDGSTWRTNKFTDVASFPMNSSSEMSMWERRLLYCVPVPGQSPWVVEASSSAAAASSEAAINRGDNWASQQGEKRRRDDDTSVDTMDCNISNHEAKGSPSSTKKMREDGLPCQAFQSHELEIGETSSMQSVIPDFDTKSLSCLVKIYDSPETELKLNDVFEFVGVFTFDPELVASKNETDDSDALFEDELVNLPPNKVPRLHCLIHKKITIQDFFCGSPVIERVPYVIRGIRESLVGYLTAVLGNDGVAAQSVLLHLLSQVHTRVDTVAVGKLSLNLTGFTKETVSVFGNQLNLAIQSLLPLTQALPLTVEYLNTASLAPKKDYKSNRLITGSLQLADGTHLILDETQLNPGTLNSTGVENVQILKSLMEMQKVEYDFEYYKLEMSSDVQLLVLSEGKSNILPADLVLPFQPSSVGSSLNADANALQAWRWYLATLRSQPHVIDPELQKVIENDLVEARQEDRSLGSNDFSRWLTMARLMSASFGETSLSLEHWQMVKELERLRKNRLK; from the exons ATGGGTGGTATTCCTTTCGATTGTCTCGCTAACCCTCTCGGTGCTGTAAGGATAACGTTTGAGAGAGCAATTTCATCTGGTTCTGATCCAAAAACTTTTAACGGCAAAGACTGGGGTGcaattgaagttttcaaggagTGCCTCTTTGATCAAAATGGCCTCTCTCAGGTA GTTCCGATTCTCGATTCCTCGACTATCGGTCGGATTAAGCCCAATTCGTTGGTTCGGTTTAGAGGAATGGTACAAGATATGCTGGGAAATGAGTTATATGTTGGGGCTTTCAAG GATGGATCAACATGGAGGACAAACAAGTTCACAGATGTTGCTTCGTTCCCTATGAATTCGTCATCAGAAATGAGCATGTGGGAACGCCGTCTTCTTTACTGTGTGCCG GTTCCAGGACAAAGTCCTTGGGTTGTGGAGGCTTCTTCATCGGCTGCTGCTGCTTCATCAGAGGCAGCTATAAACAGAGGTGATAATTGGGCTTCTCAACAAGGAGAGAAGCGCAGGAGAGATGACGATACATCTGTAGATACGATGGATTGCAAT ATATCCAATCATGAAGCTAAAGGTTCACCCTCAAGCACAAAAAAGATG CGAGAAGATGGACTCCCTTGCCAAGCATTTCAGTCTCATGAATTGGAAATTGGAGAGACCTCTTCCATGCAAAGCGTGATTCCTGATTTTGACACAAAGTCTCTTTCATGTCTAGTCAAG ATATATGACTCACCGGAAACTGAATTGAAGCTGAATGATGTCTTTGAGTTTGTTGGTGTGTTCACTTTCGACCCAGAACTTGTAGCTTCTAAGAATGAGACTGATGACTCAGATGCCCTTTTTGAAGATGAGCTTGTCAATTTGCCTCCAAACAAG GTACCAAGACTTCATTGTTTAATACATAAAAAAATTACGATTCAAGATTTCTTTTGTGGTTCCCCTGTCATTGAG CGAGTACCCTATGTTATCAGAGGAATAAGGGAATCCTTAGTTGGGTATCTTACAGCTGTTCTTGGTAACGATGGTGTAGCAGCTCAATCTGTTTTGTTGCATCTCCTATCCCAG GTACACACCAGGGTTGACACTGTTGCCGTTGGGAAACTATCGCTAAATCTAACAGGTTTTACCAAAGAAACTGTATCGGTTTTCGGGAATCAACTTAATCTCGCGATCCAGAGTCTCTTACCTTTGACTCAAGCTCTACCTCTAACAGTGGAGTATCTCAACACTGCTTCACTTGCCCCTAAGAAGGATTACAAGTCAAACAG GCTTATCACCGGAAGTTTGCAGCTTGCTGATGGTACCCACTTAATCCTTGACGAAACTCAGCTGAATCCAGGGACCCTTAACTCTACTGGGGTTGAGAATGTGCAGATTCTTAAAAGTCTGATGGAGATGCAAAAG GTGGAATACGACTTTGAGTACTATAAATTGGAAATGTCTTCCGATGTGCAATTATTAGTCCTTTCTGAGGGAAAATCAAATATTTTACCAGCCGATTTGGTGTTACCGTTTCAACCTTCTAGTGTGGGTTCGTCTCTTAATGCAGACGCAAATGCCCTGCAAGCTTGGAGGTGGTATTTGGCCACTCTAAGATCACAACCACATGTTATTGACCCTGAATTGCAAAAG GTTATCGAGAATGATTTGGTTGAAGCTAGGCAAGAAGATCGAAGTTTAGGAAGCAATGACTTCAGCAG GTGGCTCACAATGGCTCGTCTTATGTCCGCTAGCTTTGGTGAGACCAGTCTCTCACTTGAGCATTGGCAAATGGTGAAAGAGCTTGAGAGGTTAAGGAAAAATAGACTTAAATga
- the LOC113320554 gene encoding mini-chromosome maintenance complex-binding protein-like isoform X2: MGGIPFDCLANPLGAVRITFERAISSGSDPKTFNGKDWGAIEVFKECLFDQNGLSQVPILDSSTIGRIKPNSLVRFRGMVQDMLGNELYVGAFKDGSTWRTNKFTDVASFPMNSSSEMSMWERRLLYCVPVPGQSPWVVEASSSAAAASSEAAINRGDNWASQQGEKRRRDDDTSVDTMDCNISNHEAKGSPSSTKKMREDGLPCQAFQSHELEIGETSSMQSVIPDFDTKSLSCLVKIYDSPETELKLNDVFEFVGVFTFDPELVASKNETDDSDALFEDELVNLPPNKVPRLHCLIHKKITIQDFFCGSPVIERVPYVIRGIRESLVGYLTAVLGNDGVAAQSVLLHLLSQVHTRVDTVAVGKLSLNLTGFTKETVSVFGNQLNLAIQSLLPLTQALPLTVEYLNTASLAPKKDYKSNRLITGSLQLADGTHLILDETQLNPGTLNSTGVENVQILKSLMEMQKVEYDFEYYKLEMSSDVQLLVLSEGKSNILPADLVLPFQPSSVGSSLNADANALQAWRWYLATLRSQPHVIDPELQKVIENDLVEARQEDRSLGSNDFSRWLTMARLMSASFGETSLSLEHWQMVKELERLRKNRLK, from the exons ATGGGTGGTATTCCTTTCGATTGTCTCGCTAACCCTCTCGGTGCTGTAAGGATAACGTTTGAGAGAGCAATTTCATCTGGTTCTGATCCAAAAACTTTTAACGGCAAAGACTGGGGTGcaattgaagttttcaaggagTGCCTCTTTGATCAAAATGGCCTCTCTCAG GTTCCGATTCTCGATTCCTCGACTATCGGTCGGATTAAGCCCAATTCGTTGGTTCGGTTTAGAGGAATGGTACAAGATATGCTGGGAAATGAGTTATATGTTGGGGCTTTCAAG GATGGATCAACATGGAGGACAAACAAGTTCACAGATGTTGCTTCGTTCCCTATGAATTCGTCATCAGAAATGAGCATGTGGGAACGCCGTCTTCTTTACTGTGTGCCG GTTCCAGGACAAAGTCCTTGGGTTGTGGAGGCTTCTTCATCGGCTGCTGCTGCTTCATCAGAGGCAGCTATAAACAGAGGTGATAATTGGGCTTCTCAACAAGGAGAGAAGCGCAGGAGAGATGACGATACATCTGTAGATACGATGGATTGCAAT ATATCCAATCATGAAGCTAAAGGTTCACCCTCAAGCACAAAAAAGATG CGAGAAGATGGACTCCCTTGCCAAGCATTTCAGTCTCATGAATTGGAAATTGGAGAGACCTCTTCCATGCAAAGCGTGATTCCTGATTTTGACACAAAGTCTCTTTCATGTCTAGTCAAG ATATATGACTCACCGGAAACTGAATTGAAGCTGAATGATGTCTTTGAGTTTGTTGGTGTGTTCACTTTCGACCCAGAACTTGTAGCTTCTAAGAATGAGACTGATGACTCAGATGCCCTTTTTGAAGATGAGCTTGTCAATTTGCCTCCAAACAAG GTACCAAGACTTCATTGTTTAATACATAAAAAAATTACGATTCAAGATTTCTTTTGTGGTTCCCCTGTCATTGAG CGAGTACCCTATGTTATCAGAGGAATAAGGGAATCCTTAGTTGGGTATCTTACAGCTGTTCTTGGTAACGATGGTGTAGCAGCTCAATCTGTTTTGTTGCATCTCCTATCCCAG GTACACACCAGGGTTGACACTGTTGCCGTTGGGAAACTATCGCTAAATCTAACAGGTTTTACCAAAGAAACTGTATCGGTTTTCGGGAATCAACTTAATCTCGCGATCCAGAGTCTCTTACCTTTGACTCAAGCTCTACCTCTAACAGTGGAGTATCTCAACACTGCTTCACTTGCCCCTAAGAAGGATTACAAGTCAAACAG GCTTATCACCGGAAGTTTGCAGCTTGCTGATGGTACCCACTTAATCCTTGACGAAACTCAGCTGAATCCAGGGACCCTTAACTCTACTGGGGTTGAGAATGTGCAGATTCTTAAAAGTCTGATGGAGATGCAAAAG GTGGAATACGACTTTGAGTACTATAAATTGGAAATGTCTTCCGATGTGCAATTATTAGTCCTTTCTGAGGGAAAATCAAATATTTTACCAGCCGATTTGGTGTTACCGTTTCAACCTTCTAGTGTGGGTTCGTCTCTTAATGCAGACGCAAATGCCCTGCAAGCTTGGAGGTGGTATTTGGCCACTCTAAGATCACAACCACATGTTATTGACCCTGAATTGCAAAAG GTTATCGAGAATGATTTGGTTGAAGCTAGGCAAGAAGATCGAAGTTTAGGAAGCAATGACTTCAGCAG GTGGCTCACAATGGCTCGTCTTATGTCCGCTAGCTTTGGTGAGACCAGTCTCTCACTTGAGCATTGGCAAATGGTGAAAGAGCTTGAGAGGTTAAGGAAAAATAGACTTAAATga